The following are encoded together in the Drosophila biarmipes strain raj3 chromosome 3L, RU_DBia_V1.1, whole genome shotgun sequence genome:
- the LOC108035346 gene encoding acid sphingomyelinase-like phosphodiesterase 3b — protein MLAPFSWLCLLAYSSLVQARIGYFWHISDLHLDTFYSTQGDIYRSCWELTRSVAGSSANNAATAAPGPFGHYSCDSPWSLIESAVKTMKAKQGDNVEFVLWTGDALSHSAQPLSEQKQHEILRNITELLGRSFSSQFIFPVLGHEDGSGSYRRLGELWRHWLPSEALVTFDHGGYYSIEQTKSRLRIVALNTNFMLLDSDVDAGPRTSHSLRWSTEYFAEPKASVSSVSDEDKLLAEQQWLWLEEVLTKSREKQETVYIVGHMPPGVDERHLGRQHNKLTFTEHNNQRYLEMVRRFAPVIQGQFFGHLHSDTFRLIYDAKGNPISWLMIAPSIVPHKAGISSSNNPALRLYKFDTGSGQVLDYTQFWLDLPLANRANEPTWQAEYNLTHYYGLSEISAVALHNFAERFTGTDASWFTRYHRANAVRYHSGSACQGLCMLNHYCAITRLDYDEFRLCLETEQLALQGHAPTARVPTSWSWLLALLAVFYGLPTAGWWCFGGRCNNCHIQRI, from the exons GCTACTTCTGGCACATCAGCGACCTGCACCTGGACACCTTCTACTCCACGCAGGGTGACATCTACAGGAGCTGCTGGGAGTTGACCCGATCGGTGGCCGGTTCCAGTGCCAACAATGCGGCGACAGCGGCCCCTGGACCCTTCGGCCACTACAGCTGCGACAGTCCCTGGAGCCTGATCGAGTCCGCAGTGAAGACCATGAAGGCCAAGCAGGGTGACAATGTGGAGTTCGTCCTGTGGACCGGAGATGCCCTCTCCCACTCTGCCCAACCGCTTTCCGAGCAGAAGCAGCACGAGATCCTGCGAAATATCACCGAGCTGCTGGGACGCAGCTTCTCCTCGCAGTTCATCTTCCCGGTCTTGGGTCACGAGGACGGCAGTGGCAGCTACCGGAGATTGGGCGAACTGTGGCGCCACTGGCTGCCCTCCGAGGCGCTGGTGACCTTCGATCATGGCGGCTACTACTCCATCGAGCAGACAAAGAGTCGGCTCCGCATCGTGGCCCTGAATACGAATTTCATGCTACTCGATTCCGACGTGGATGCGGGTCCCAGGACGTCGCACAGTTTGCGCTGGTCAACGGAGTACTTTGCAGAGCCCAAGGCCTCCGTGAGCTCGGTTTCTGACGAGGACAAGCTGCTGGCGGAGCAACAGTGGCTATGGCTGGAGGAGGTGCTCACCAAATCCAGGGAAAAACAGGAAACG GTCTATATAGTGGGTCACATGCCGCCGGGCGTCGACGAACGTCACCTGGGTCGCCAGCACAACAAGTTGACGTTCACCGAGCACAACAACCAGCGCTACCTGGAGATGGTCCGGCGATTCGCCCCCGTCATCCAGGGCCAGTTCTTCGGCCACCTTCACTCGGACACCTTCCGCCTGATCTACGATGCCAAAG GCAATCCCATCTCGTGGCTGATGATTGCCCCATCGATAGTGCCCCACAAGGCCGGAATCAGCTCATCGAATAATCCCGCCTTGCGGCTCTACAAATTCGATACGGGAAGCGGCCAGGTGCTGGACTACACGCAGTTCTGGCTGGATCTGCCGCTGGCCAATCGGGCCAACGAGCCCACCTGGCAGGCGGAGTACAACCTGACGCACTACTACGGCCTGTCGGAGATCTCCGCCGTGGCCCTCCACAATTTTGCCGAGCGCTTCACGGGCACCGACGCCTCCTGGTTCACCAG ATACCACCGAGCCAACGCCGTGCGATACCATTCCGGGTCGGCCTGCCAGGGCCTCTGCATGCTCAATCATTACTGCGCCATCACGCGCCTGGACTACGATGAGTTCCGGCTCTGCCTGGAGACGGAGCAGTTGGCGCTGCAAGGACACGCCCCCACGGCCCGAGTGCCCACATCCTGGAGCTGGCTGCTCGCCCTGCTCGCCGTTTTTTATGGCCTGCCCACGGCGGGGTGGTGGTGCTTTGGGGGGCGATGCAACAATTGCCACATCCAGCGAATTTAA
- the LOC108035349 gene encoding probable insulin-like peptide 4 isoform X2, with amino-acid sequence MSLIRLGLALLLLVATASQLLQPVQGRRKMCGEALIRELNFICVKGFPSRVKRSNSVPKNRVRTLIRKLQDTDEARDPSGSSGSKRKLRRHRRNIAHQCCKEGCSYDDILDYCAL; translated from the exons ATGAGCCTGATCAGGTTGGggctggcgctgctgctcctggtggCCACCGCCTCGCAGTTGCTGCAGCCGGTCCAGGGACGCCGGAAGATGTGCGGCGAGGCCTTGATCCGGGAACTGAATTTCATCTGTGTCAAGGGCTTTCCCTCCAGGGTCAAGCGGAGCAATAGTG TGCCAAAGAATAGAGTGCGCACCCTGATCCGTAAGCTCCAGGACACGGACGAGGCCAGGGATCCGTCAGGATCCAGTGGAAGCAAGCGCAAGTTGCGACGCCACCGACGAAACATTGCCCACCAGTGCTGCAAGGAGGGCTGCTCCTACGACGATATTCTGGACTACTGCGCCCTATGA
- the LOC108034913 gene encoding probable insulin-like peptide 5 — protein MMFRTVIPWLLLLITLLGCSEASSQSQRICGPNLIETMMLMCPNGFSGYYQKRNSMIFDYVRAEGGDENAVSEDHHGRMNSLTGLRRIYRGIFDDCCLKPCSQKEMLEYCK, from the exons ATGATGTTCCGCACTGTTATCCCGTGGCTTCTGCTCCTAATCACGCTTCTTGGATGCTCAGAGGCGAGCAGTCAAAGCCAACGCATTTGCGGACCCAACCTCATAGAGACAATGATGTTGATGTGCCCCAATGGATTTAGCGGATACTATCAAAAAAGAAACTCCA TGATTTTTGACTATGTCAGGGCCGAGGGTGGTGACGAGAATGCGGTCTCCGAAGACCACCATGGCCGGATGAACTCACTGACGGGATTGCGGCGCATTTACCGGGGTATTTTCGACGACTGCTGCCTCAAACCGTGCAGCCAAAAGGAGATGCTGGAATACTGCAAGTGA
- the LOC108035349 gene encoding probable insulin-like peptide 4 isoform X1: MSLIRLGLALLLLVATASQLLQPVQGRRKMCGEALIRELNFICVKGFPSRVKRSNSEVPKNRVRTLIRKLQDTDEARDPSGSSGSKRKLRRHRRNIAHQCCKEGCSYDDILDYCAL, encoded by the exons ATGAGCCTGATCAGGTTGGggctggcgctgctgctcctggtggCCACCGCCTCGCAGTTGCTGCAGCCGGTCCAGGGACGCCGGAAGATGTGCGGCGAGGCCTTGATCCGGGAACTGAATTTCATCTGTGTCAAGGGCTTTCCCTCCAGGGTCAAGCGGAGCAATAGTG AAGTGCCAAAGAATAGAGTGCGCACCCTGATCCGTAAGCTCCAGGACACGGACGAGGCCAGGGATCCGTCAGGATCCAGTGGAAGCAAGCGCAAGTTGCGACGCCACCGACGAAACATTGCCCACCAGTGCTGCAAGGAGGGCTGCTCCTACGACGATATTCTGGACTACTGCGCCCTATGA
- the LOC108034912 gene encoding probable insulin-like peptide 5, with product MLSYGHKLKVVSFDVLTLKISRRVSTHADPKRLIRSDRWKCAGGYKRGFQRRKVHQILSSSKTSKTMMFRTVFPLLLVLIPLLGCAEAISHSQRLCGPSLIETMMMMCPDGFSGYYQKRNSMIFDYVNAEAGDENEVSGEHHGRINSLTGLRRIYRGIFDECCLKPCHRNTMLKYCKE from the exons ATGCTAAGCTATGGGCATAAATTAAAGGTAGTATCCTTCGATGTCCTGACATTGAAAATTAGCAGGCGCGTTTCGACCCACGCTGACCCAAAAAGACTAATCAGATCTGACAGGTGGAAGTGCGCCGGCGGATATAAAAGAGGCTTTCAGCGGCGGAAAGTGCATCAGATCCTTTCCAGCAGCAAAACCAGCAAGACTATGATGTTCCGCACTGTGTTCCCTTTGCTTCTGGTCCTGATCCCACTCCTGGGGTGCGCAGAAGCGATCAGCCATAGCCAACGCCTTTGCGGACCCAGCCTGATAGAgacaatgatgatgatgtgcCCCGATGGATTTAGCGGATACTATCAAAAACGAAACTCCA TGATTTTTGATTATGTGAACGCCGAGGCGGGTGATGAAAATGAGGTCTCCGGAGAACACCATGGCCGGATAAACTCACTGACGGGTTTGCGGCGCATTTACCGGGGTATTTTCGACGAATGCTGCCTCAAACCGTGCCACAGAAACACGATGCTGAAGTACTGCAAGGAATAA